Proteins encoded by one window of Drosophila melanogaster chromosome X:
- the Hr4 gene encoding hormone receptor 4, isoform K — MNAQQPLILEPGSKASSVVAAAAELEAATTTAALATSSATEASAADSYPAVQQNGGHEEQRLNGNHGCRREQPDDRTDQPEQLDQQDEPEPVKDVANKLTIIKTPLNKTLLKKCNSNGSLQMPHANNGSSININNRNNTNNTNNNNSNNNNNAASNDVCDSGLQSGNSNEQEPFANNDRHHHIYHHHHHHYHHHHGGDKSEASGDVASSSSADPNSQVKDEPTAQDSQDNQAAGAAEAGGATAVAATCSPSKCNKCNSHNNNSNCNNNNNTISNNNNNTSSNTNTNSNSNNNANNNNNNNNNNHYNNYNNYYKKKSRMPPICRIMTLSRGPYSELDKMSLFQDLKLKRRKIDSRCSSDGESIADTSTSSPDLLAPMSPKLCDSGSAGASLGASLPLPLALPLPMALPLPMSLPLPLTAASSAVTVSLAAVVAAVAETGGAGAGGAGTAVTASGAGPCVSTSSTTAAAATSSTSSLSSSSSSSSSTSSSTSSASPTAGASSTATCPASSSSSSGNGSGGKSGSIKQEHTEIHSSSSAISAAAASTVMSPPPAEATRSSPATPEGGGPAGDGSGATGGGNTSGGSTAGVAINEHQNNGNGSGGSSRASPDSLEEKPSTTTTTGRPTLTPTNGVLSSASAGTGISTGSSAKLSEAGMSVIRSVKEERLLNVSSKMLVFHQQREQETKAVAAAAAAAAAGHVTVLVTPSRIKSEPPPPASPSSTSSTQRERERERDRERDRERERERDRDREREREQSISSSQQHLSRVSASPPTQLSHGSLGPNIVQTHHLHQQLTQPLTLRKSSPPTEHLLSQSMQHLTQQQAIHLHHLLGQQQQQQQASHPQQQQQQQHSPHSLVRVKKEPNVGQRHLSPHHQQQSPLLQHHQQQQQQQQQQQQHLHQQQQQQQHHQQQPQALALMHPASLALRNSNRDAAILFRVKSEVHQQVAAGLPHLMQSAGGAAAAAAAAVAAQRMVCFSNARINGVKPEVIGGPLGNLRPVGVGGGNGSGSVQCPSPHPSSSSSSSQLSPQTPSQTPPRGTPTVIMGESCGVRTMVWGYEPPPPSAGQSHGQHPQQQQQSPHHQPQQQQQQQQQQSQQQQQQQQQQSLGQQQHCLSSPSAGSLTPSSSSGGGSVSGGGVGGPLTPSSVAPQNNEEAAQLLLSLGQTRIQDMRSRPHPFRTPHALNMERLWAGDYSQLPPGQLQALNLSAQQQQWGSSNSTGLGGVGGGMGGRNLEAPHEPTDEDEQPLVCMICEDKATGLHYGIITCEGCKGFFKRTVQNRRVYTCVADGTCEITKAQRNRCQYCRFKKCIEQGMVLQAVREDRMPGGRNSGAVYNLYKVKYKKHKKTNQKQQQQAAQQQQQQAAAQQQHQQQQQHQQHQQHQQQQLHSPLHHHHHQGHQSHHAQQQHHPQLSPHHLLSPQQQQLAAAVAAAAQHQQQQQQQQQQQQQAKLMGGVVDMKPMFLGPALKPELLQAPPMHSPAQQQQQQQQQQQQQQASPHLSLSSPHQQQQQQQGQHQNHHQQQGGGGGGAGGGAQLPPHLVNGTILKTALTNPSEIVHLRHRLDSAVSSSKDRQISYEHALGMIQTLIDCDAMEDIATLPHFSEFLEDKSEISEKLCNIGDSIVHKLVSWTKKLPFYLEIPVEIHTKLLTDKWHEILILTTAAYQALHGKRRGEGGGSRHGSPASTPLSTPTGTPLSTPIPSPAQPLHKDDPEFVSEVNSHLSTLQTCLTTLMGQPIAMEQLKLDVGHMVDKMTQITIMFRRIKLKMEEYVCLKVYILLNKAEVELESIQERYVQVLRSYLQNSSPQNPQARLSELLSHIPEIQAAASLLLESKMFYVPFVLNSASIR, encoded by the exons ATGAATGCCCAGCAGCCGCTGATCCTGGAGCCTGGATCCAAGGCCAGCAGTGTTGTTGCGGCAGCTGCCGAGCTAgaggcagcaacaaccacgGCAGCGCTGGCCACGTCCTCCGCCACGGAGGCTTCTGCAGCGGACAGCTATCCTGCCGTACAGCAGAACGGCGGCCACGAGGAGCAGCGGCTCAATGGCAACCACGGATGTCGCCGCGAGCAGCCGGATGATCGGACGGACCAGCCGGAGCAGTTGGATCAGCAGGATGAGCCCGAGCCAGTCAAGGACGTGGCCAACAAGCTGACCATTATCAAGACGCCGTTGAACAAGACTCTGCTGAAGAAGTGCAACAGCAACGGGAGCCTGCAGATGCCGCACGCCAACAAtggcagcagcatcaacatcaATAATCGcaacaacacaaacaacaccaacaacaacaatagcaacaataacaacaatgcgGCCAGCAACGACGTCTGCGATTCCGGTTTGCAAAGCGGAAATAGCAATGAACAAGAACCATTTGCCAACAACGATCGCCATCACCACAtctaccaccaccaccaccatcactaTCATCATCACCATGGCGGCGATAAGAGCGAGGCGAGCGGCGACGTTGCATCCTCGTCCTCCGCGGACCCCAACTCGCAGGTCAAGGACGAGCCCACAGCGCAGGATAGCCAGGACAATCAAGCGGCCGGAGCTGCAGAGGCTGGAGGAGCTACTGCGGTTGCAGCCACGTGCAGCCCCAGCAAGTGCAACAAGTGCAACTCgcacaataacaacagcaactgcaacaataacaataataccatcagcaacaacaacaataatacaAGCAGTAATACCAATAcgaacagcaacagcaacaacaatgccaacaacaataataataataacaataataaccattacaacaactacaataacTATTATAAGAAAAAGTCTCGTATGCCGCCCATTTGCC GAATTATGACACTGAGCCGTGGCCCGTACAGCGAGCTCGATAAAATGAGCCTTTTTCAAGACCTCAAACTCAAACGGCGCAAAATCGATTCGCGATGCAGCAGTGACGGCGAGTCCATAGCGGACACGTCCACCTCGTCGCCGGACCTGCTGGCGCCCATGTCGCCGAAGCTCTGCGACAGCGGCTCGGCGGGGGCGTCGCTGGGGGCATCGCTGCCCCTGCCGCTGGCCCTGCCCCTGCCAATGGCCCTGCCACTGCCCATGTCGCTGCCCCTGCCCCTCACGGCGGCATCTTCGGCGGTCACCGTTTCGCTGGCAGCGGTCGTGGCCGCGGTGGCCGAGACGGGTGGCGCGGGCGCGGGAGGAGCTGGGACAGCAGTAACAGCGTCGGGAGCAGGACCATGCGTCTCCACGTCGTCTACGACGGCAGCGGCAGCCACATCCTCGACCTCCTCGctctcgtcctcctcctcttcgtcATCCTCCACGTCCTCCAGCACTTCCTCCGCCTCGCCGACAGCTGGAGCCTCCTCCACGGCCACCTGccccgccagcagcagcagcagcagtggaaaCGGAAGTGGGGGCAAAAGTGGTAGCATCAAGCAGGAGCACACGGAGATACACTCGTCGAGCAGTGCGATTTCGGCGGCCGCCGCCTCAACGGTGATGTCACCGCCGCCCGCTGAGGCGACGAGATCCAGTCCAGCCACGCCCGAGGGAGGCGGACCAGCTGGCGACGGAAGTGGAGCAACGGGAGGCGGAAACACGAGCGGCGGATCAACGGCTGGAGTGGCCATTAATGAACACCaaaacaatggcaatggcagcgGCGGGAGCAGTCGAGCCTCTCCCGATTCGCTGGAAGAGAAGCCCTCTACCACAACGACCACAGGTCGTCCAACGCTCACGCCCACGAATGGGGTGCTGTCCTCCGCCTCGGCGGGCACGGGGATTTCCACAGGAAGCAGCGCCAAGCTGAGCGAGGCTGGTATGAGTGTGATACGGTCCGTGAAGGAGGAGCGCTTGCTCAACGTATCCAGCAAGATGCTGGTGTTCCATCAGCAGCGGGAGCAAGAGACCAAAGCAGTggcggctgcagcagcagcagcagcggcgggcCATGTGACGGTTCTAGTGACGCCATCGCGCATCAAATCGGAGCCACCGCCGCCGGCTTCACCCTCCTCTACATCCAGCACACAAAGGGAAAGGGAACGGGAACGCGATCGAGAGAGGGATCGCGAAAGGGAACGCGAGCGGGACCGGGACcgggaacgggaacgggaacaGTCCATCAGCTCCTCGCAGCAGCACCTAAGTCGGGTCTCCGCCAGTCCACCCACTCAGCTGTCCCACGGCAGCCTGGGACCCAACATTGTGCAGACGCACCATCTTCACCAGCAACTCACACAGCCGCTGACGCTGCGCAAGAGCAGCCCGCCCACAGAGCACCTGCTCAGTCAGTCCATGCAACATCTCACACAGCAGCAGGCGATCCACCTGCATCACCTacttggccagcagcagcagcagcagcaggcgtcgcatccccagcagcaacagcagcagcaacactcgCCCCACTCCCTGGTGCGGGTGAAAAAGGAACCGAATGTTGGTCAGCGGCACTTATCGCCGCATCACCAACAACAGTCGCCACTCCTGcagcaccaccaacagcagcagcagcagcaacaacaacagcaacagcatctgcatcagcaacagcaacagcagcagcatcaccagcagcagcccCAGGCACTGGCCCTGATGCATCCGGCTTCCCTGGCGCTAAGGAACAGCAATCGGGATGCGGCCATTCTGTTTCGGGTGAAGAGCGAAGTGCACCAGCAGGTGGCCGCCGGGCTGCCGCATCTGATGCAGTCCGCTGGTGGGGCAGCggccgccgccgcagcagctgtGGCCGCTCAGCGAATGGTATGCTTCAGCAATGCCAGGATCAATGGCGTTAAGCCGGAGGTGATTGGAGGACCGCTGGGCAACCTGCGGCCCGTGGGCGTCGGtggcggaaacggaagtggctCCGTGCAGTGCCCCTCGCCGCATCcatcctcctcgtcgtcatcCTCGCAGCTGTCGCCGCAGACGCCCTCCCAGACGCCGCCCCGAGGCACGCCCACCGTCATAATGGGCGAGAGCTGCGGGGTGCGCACCATGGTCTGGGGCTACGAGCCTCCGCCACCCTCGGCGGGCCAGTCCCACGGCCAGCAcccgcaacagcaacagcagtcgCCCCACCAccagccgcaacaacaacagcagcagcaacaacagcagtcgcagcagcaacagcaacagcagcagcaacagtcgctgggccagcagcagcactgcCTCTCCTCGCCGTCGGCGGGATCGCTGACGCCCTCCTCTTCGTCCGGCGGTGGTTCGGTATCTGGCGGCGGAGTGGGCGGACCACTCACACCCTCCTCGGTGGCGCCGCAGAATAACGAGGAGGCCGCCCAACTCCTGCTCTCCCTGGGACAGACACGCATCCAGGACATGAGATCACGGCCACACCCCTTCCGCACACCGCACGCCCTTAATATGGAGCGGCTGTGGGCGGGAGACTACTCGCAATTGCCGCCCGGCCAGCTGCAGGCTCTGAATCTCAGtgcccaacagcagcagtggggcagcagcaactccaCGGGTCTTGGTGGCGTAGGCGGCGGCATGGGCGGACGCAACCTGGAGGCGCCGCACGAGCCGACCGACGAGGACGAACAGCCGCTCGTTTGCATGATCTGCGAGGACAAGGCCACCGGCCTGCACTACGGCATCATCACCTGCGAGGG GTGCAAGGGCTTCTTCAAGCGGACGGTGCAGAACCGACGAGTCTACACCTGCGTGGCGGACGGCACCTGCGAGATAACCAAAGCACAGCGCAACCGTTGTCAGTATTGTCGATTTAAGAAGTGCATCGAGCAGGGCATGGTGCTGCAAG CCGTTCGCGAGGATCGCATGCCGGGCGGTCGCAACAGTGGCGCCGTCTACAATTTGTACAAGGTGAAGTACAAGAAGCACAAGAAGACCAatcagaagcagcagcagcaggccgcccagcagcagcagcagcaggcggcggcgcagcagcagcaccagcaacagcagcagcatcaacagcaccagcaacatcagcaacagcagttgcaCTCGCCGctccaccatcaccaccaccaggGCCACCAGTCGCACCacgcgcagcagcagcaccacccacaGCTGTCGCCGCACCACCTGCTgtcgccgcagcagcagcaacttgcCGCCGCGGTGGCAGCAGCTGCgcagcaccaacagcaacagcaacaacagcagcaacagcagcagcaggccaaGCTGATGGGCGGCGTGGTGGACATGAAGCCCATGTTCCTCGGCCCCGCTTTGAAGCCGGAGTTGCTGCAAGCACCCCCCATGCACAGTCCggcccagcaacaacaacagcagcagcagcagcagcagcaacagcaggccTCGCCGCATCTCTCGCTTAGCTCAccgcaccagcagcagcagcagcagcagggacAGCACCAAaaccaccaccagcaacaaGGTGGGGGTGGCGGAGGAGCTGGTGGAGGAGCTCAACTGCCGCCGCACCTGGTGAACGGAACGATACTGAAGACGGCCCTAACCAATCCCAGCGAGATTGTACATCTGCGCCACCGCCTCGACTCGGCGGTCAGTTCGTCCAAGGACCGACAGATCTCGTACGAGCACGCCTTAGGCATGATCCAGACACTGATCGACTGCGACGCGATGGAGGACATAGCCACACTGCCGCACTTCAGCGAGTTCCTTGAGGACAAGTCGGAGATTAGCGAGAAACTGTGCAACATCGGCGATTCCATAGTCCACAAGCTGGTGTCGTGGACAAAAAAGTTGCCCTTCTACCTGGAGATCCCGGTGGAGATACATACCAAACTACTGACGGACAAGTGGCACGAGATCCTTATCCTGACCACGGCCGCCTACCAGGCGTTGCATGGCAAGCGGCGTGGCGAGGGAGGAGGCAGCAGGCATGGTTCGCCGGCGTCAACGCCACTGAGCACGCCCACTGGTACGCCGTTGAGCACACCGATACCCTCGCCCGCCCAGCCACTGCACAAGGACGACCCGGAGTTTGTCAGCGAGGTGAACTCGCACCTGAGCACACTGCAAACCTGCTTGACCACGCTAATGGGCCAGCCGATAGCGATGGAGCAGCTGAAGCTGGACGTCGGGCACATGGTGGACAAGATGACCCAGATCACCATCATGTTCCGGCGAATCAAGCTCAAGATGGAGGAGTACGTCTG
- the Hr4 gene encoding hormone receptor 4, isoform E, with the protein MNAQQPLILEPGSKASSVVAAAAELEAATTTAALATSSATEASAADSYPAVQQNGGHEEQRLNGNHGCRREQPDDRTDQPEQLDQQDEPEPVKDVANKLTIIKTPLNKTLLKKCNSNGSLQMPHANNGSSININNRNNTNNTNNNNSNNNNNAASNDVCDSGLQSGNSNEQEPFANNDRHHHIYHHHHHHYHHHHGGDKSEASGDVASSSSADPNSQVKDEPTAQDSQDNQAAGAAEAGGATAVAATCSPSKCNKCNSHNNNSNCNNNNNTISNNNNNTSSNTNTNSNSNNNANNNNNNNNNNHYNNYNNYYKKKSRMPPICRIMTLSRGPYSELDKMSLFQDLKLKRRKIDSRCSSDGESIADTSTSSPDLLAPMSPKLCDSGSAGASLGASLPLPLALPLPMALPLPMSLPLPLTAASSAVTVSLAAVVAAVAETGGAGAGGAGTAVTASGAGPCVSTSSTTAAAATSSTSSLSSSSSSSSSTSSSTSSASPTAGASSTATCPASSSSSSGNGSGGKSGSIKQEHTEIHSSSSAISAAAASTVMSPPPAEATRSSPATPEGGGPAGDGSGATGGGNTSGGSTAGVAINEHQNNGNGSGGSSRASPDSLEEKPSTTTTTGRPTLTPTNGVLSSASAGTGISTGSSAKLSEAGMSVIRSVKEERLLNVSSKMLVFHQQREQETKAVAAAAAAAAAGHVTVLVTPSRIKSEPPPPASPSSTSSTQRERERERDRERDRERERERDRDREREREQSISSSQQHLSRVSASPPTQLSHGSLGPNIVQTHHLHQQLTQPLTLRKSSPPTEHLLSQSMQHLTQQQAIHLHHLLGQQQQQQQASHPQQQQQQQHSPHSLVRVKKEPNVGQRHLSPHHQQQSPLLQHHQQQQQQQQQQQQHLHQQQQQQQHHQQQPQALALMHPASLALRNSNRDAAILFRVKSEVHQQVAAGLPHLMQSAGGAAAAAAAAVAAQRMVCFSNARINGVKPEVIGGPLGNLRPVGVGGGNGSGSVQCPSPHPSSSSSSSQLSPQTPSQTPPRGTPTVIMGESCGVRTMVWGYEPPPPSAGQSHGQHPQQQQQSPHHQPQQQQQQQQQQSQQQQQQQQQQSLGQQQHCLSSPSAGSLTPSSSSGGGSVSGGGVGGPLTPSSVAPQNNEEAAQLLLSLGQTRIQDMRSRPHPFRTPHALNMERLWAGDYSQLPPGQLQALNLSAQQQQWGSSNSTGLGGVGGGMGGRNLEAPHEPTDEDEQPLVCMICEDKATGLHYGIITCEGCKGFFKRTVQNRRVYTCVADGTCEITKAQRNRCQYCRFKKCIEQGMVLQAVREDRMPGGRNSGAVYNLYKVKYKKHKKTNQKQQQQAAQQQQQQAAAQQQHQQQQQHQQHQQHQQQQLHSPLHHHHHQGHQSHHAQQQHHPQLSPHHLLSPQQQQLAAAVAAAAQHQQQQQQQQQQQQQAKLMGGVVDMKPMFLGPALKPELLQAPPMHSPAQQQQQQQQQQQQQQASPHLSLSSPHQQQQQQQGQHQNHHQQQGGGGGGAGGGAQLPPHLVNGTILKTALTNPSEIVHLRHRLDSAVSSSKDRQISYEHALGMIQTLIDCDAMEDIATLPHFSEFLEDKSEISEKLCNIGDSIVHKLVSWTKKLPFYLEIPVEIHTKLLTDKWHEILILTTAAYQALHGKRRGEGGGSRHGSPASTPLSTPTGTPLSTPIPSPAQPLHKDDPEFVSEVNSHLSTLQTCLTTLMGQPIAMEQLKLDVGHMVDKMTQITIMFRRIKLKMEEYVCLKVYILLNKEVELESIQERYVQVLRSYLQNSSPQNPQARLSELLSHIPEIQAAASLLLESKMFYVPFVLNSASIR; encoded by the exons ATGAATGCCCAGCAGCCGCTGATCCTGGAGCCTGGATCCAAGGCCAGCAGTGTTGTTGCGGCAGCTGCCGAGCTAgaggcagcaacaaccacgGCAGCGCTGGCCACGTCCTCCGCCACGGAGGCTTCTGCAGCGGACAGCTATCCTGCCGTACAGCAGAACGGCGGCCACGAGGAGCAGCGGCTCAATGGCAACCACGGATGTCGCCGCGAGCAGCCGGATGATCGGACGGACCAGCCGGAGCAGTTGGATCAGCAGGATGAGCCCGAGCCAGTCAAGGACGTGGCCAACAAGCTGACCATTATCAAGACGCCGTTGAACAAGACTCTGCTGAAGAAGTGCAACAGCAACGGGAGCCTGCAGATGCCGCACGCCAACAAtggcagcagcatcaacatcaATAATCGcaacaacacaaacaacaccaacaacaacaatagcaacaataacaacaatgcgGCCAGCAACGACGTCTGCGATTCCGGTTTGCAAAGCGGAAATAGCAATGAACAAGAACCATTTGCCAACAACGATCGCCATCACCACAtctaccaccaccaccaccatcactaTCATCATCACCATGGCGGCGATAAGAGCGAGGCGAGCGGCGACGTTGCATCCTCGTCCTCCGCGGACCCCAACTCGCAGGTCAAGGACGAGCCCACAGCGCAGGATAGCCAGGACAATCAAGCGGCCGGAGCTGCAGAGGCTGGAGGAGCTACTGCGGTTGCAGCCACGTGCAGCCCCAGCAAGTGCAACAAGTGCAACTCgcacaataacaacagcaactgcaacaataacaataataccatcagcaacaacaacaataatacaAGCAGTAATACCAATAcgaacagcaacagcaacaacaatgccaacaacaataataataataacaataataaccattacaacaactacaataacTATTATAAGAAAAAGTCTCGTATGCCGCCCATTTGCC GAATTATGACACTGAGCCGTGGCCCGTACAGCGAGCTCGATAAAATGAGCCTTTTTCAAGACCTCAAACTCAAACGGCGCAAAATCGATTCGCGATGCAGCAGTGACGGCGAGTCCATAGCGGACACGTCCACCTCGTCGCCGGACCTGCTGGCGCCCATGTCGCCGAAGCTCTGCGACAGCGGCTCGGCGGGGGCGTCGCTGGGGGCATCGCTGCCCCTGCCGCTGGCCCTGCCCCTGCCAATGGCCCTGCCACTGCCCATGTCGCTGCCCCTGCCCCTCACGGCGGCATCTTCGGCGGTCACCGTTTCGCTGGCAGCGGTCGTGGCCGCGGTGGCCGAGACGGGTGGCGCGGGCGCGGGAGGAGCTGGGACAGCAGTAACAGCGTCGGGAGCAGGACCATGCGTCTCCACGTCGTCTACGACGGCAGCGGCAGCCACATCCTCGACCTCCTCGctctcgtcctcctcctcttcgtcATCCTCCACGTCCTCCAGCACTTCCTCCGCCTCGCCGACAGCTGGAGCCTCCTCCACGGCCACCTGccccgccagcagcagcagcagcagtggaaaCGGAAGTGGGGGCAAAAGTGGTAGCATCAAGCAGGAGCACACGGAGATACACTCGTCGAGCAGTGCGATTTCGGCGGCCGCCGCCTCAACGGTGATGTCACCGCCGCCCGCTGAGGCGACGAGATCCAGTCCAGCCACGCCCGAGGGAGGCGGACCAGCTGGCGACGGAAGTGGAGCAACGGGAGGCGGAAACACGAGCGGCGGATCAACGGCTGGAGTGGCCATTAATGAACACCaaaacaatggcaatggcagcgGCGGGAGCAGTCGAGCCTCTCCCGATTCGCTGGAAGAGAAGCCCTCTACCACAACGACCACAGGTCGTCCAACGCTCACGCCCACGAATGGGGTGCTGTCCTCCGCCTCGGCGGGCACGGGGATTTCCACAGGAAGCAGCGCCAAGCTGAGCGAGGCTGGTATGAGTGTGATACGGTCCGTGAAGGAGGAGCGCTTGCTCAACGTATCCAGCAAGATGCTGGTGTTCCATCAGCAGCGGGAGCAAGAGACCAAAGCAGTggcggctgcagcagcagcagcagcggcgggcCATGTGACGGTTCTAGTGACGCCATCGCGCATCAAATCGGAGCCACCGCCGCCGGCTTCACCCTCCTCTACATCCAGCACACAAAGGGAAAGGGAACGGGAACGCGATCGAGAGAGGGATCGCGAAAGGGAACGCGAGCGGGACCGGGACcgggaacgggaacgggaacaGTCCATCAGCTCCTCGCAGCAGCACCTAAGTCGGGTCTCCGCCAGTCCACCCACTCAGCTGTCCCACGGCAGCCTGGGACCCAACATTGTGCAGACGCACCATCTTCACCAGCAACTCACACAGCCGCTGACGCTGCGCAAGAGCAGCCCGCCCACAGAGCACCTGCTCAGTCAGTCCATGCAACATCTCACACAGCAGCAGGCGATCCACCTGCATCACCTacttggccagcagcagcagcagcagcaggcgtcgcatccccagcagcaacagcagcagcaacactcgCCCCACTCCCTGGTGCGGGTGAAAAAGGAACCGAATGTTGGTCAGCGGCACTTATCGCCGCATCACCAACAACAGTCGCCACTCCTGcagcaccaccaacagcagcagcagcagcaacaacaacagcaacagcatctgcatcagcaacagcaacagcagcagcatcaccagcagcagcccCAGGCACTGGCCCTGATGCATCCGGCTTCCCTGGCGCTAAGGAACAGCAATCGGGATGCGGCCATTCTGTTTCGGGTGAAGAGCGAAGTGCACCAGCAGGTGGCCGCCGGGCTGCCGCATCTGATGCAGTCCGCTGGTGGGGCAGCggccgccgccgcagcagctgtGGCCGCTCAGCGAATGGTATGCTTCAGCAATGCCAGGATCAATGGCGTTAAGCCGGAGGTGATTGGAGGACCGCTGGGCAACCTGCGGCCCGTGGGCGTCGGtggcggaaacggaagtggctCCGTGCAGTGCCCCTCGCCGCATCcatcctcctcgtcgtcatcCTCGCAGCTGTCGCCGCAGACGCCCTCCCAGACGCCGCCCCGAGGCACGCCCACCGTCATAATGGGCGAGAGCTGCGGGGTGCGCACCATGGTCTGGGGCTACGAGCCTCCGCCACCCTCGGCGGGCCAGTCCCACGGCCAGCAcccgcaacagcaacagcagtcgCCCCACCAccagccgcaacaacaacagcagcagcaacaacagcagtcgcagcagcaacagcaacagcagcagcaacagtcgctgggccagcagcagcactgcCTCTCCTCGCCGTCGGCGGGATCGCTGACGCCCTCCTCTTCGTCCGGCGGTGGTTCGGTATCTGGCGGCGGAGTGGGCGGACCACTCACACCCTCCTCGGTGGCGCCGCAGAATAACGAGGAGGCCGCCCAACTCCTGCTCTCCCTGGGACAGACACGCATCCAGGACATGAGATCACGGCCACACCCCTTCCGCACACCGCACGCCCTTAATATGGAGCGGCTGTGGGCGGGAGACTACTCGCAATTGCCGCCCGGCCAGCTGCAGGCTCTGAATCTCAGtgcccaacagcagcagtggggcagcagcaactccaCGGGTCTTGGTGGCGTAGGCGGCGGCATGGGCGGACGCAACCTGGAGGCGCCGCACGAGCCGACCGACGAGGACGAACAGCCGCTCGTTTGCATGATCTGCGAGGACAAGGCCACCGGCCTGCACTACGGCATCATCACCTGCGAGGG GTGCAAGGGCTTCTTCAAGCGGACGGTGCAGAACCGACGAGTCTACACCTGCGTGGCGGACGGCACCTGCGAGATAACCAAAGCACAGCGCAACCGTTGTCAGTATTGTCGATTTAAGAAGTGCATCGAGCAGGGCATGGTGCTGCAAG CCGTTCGCGAGGATCGCATGCCGGGCGGTCGCAACAGTGGCGCCGTCTACAATTTGTACAAGGTGAAGTACAAGAAGCACAAGAAGACCAatcagaagcagcagcagcaggccgcccagcagcagcagcagcaggcggcggcgcagcagcagcaccagcaacagcagcagcatcaacagcaccagcaacatcagcaacagcagttgcaCTCGCCGctccaccatcaccaccaccaggGCCACCAGTCGCACCacgcgcagcagcagcaccacccacaGCTGTCGCCGCACCACCTGCTgtcgccgcagcagcagcaacttgcCGCCGCGGTGGCAGCAGCTGCgcagcaccaacagcaacagcaacaacagcagcaacagcagcagcaggccaaGCTGATGGGCGGCGTGGTGGACATGAAGCCCATGTTCCTCGGCCCCGCTTTGAAGCCGGAGTTGCTGCAAGCACCCCCCATGCACAGTCCggcccagcaacaacaacagcagcagcagcagcagcagcaacagcaggccTCGCCGCATCTCTCGCTTAGCTCAccgcaccagcagcagcagcagcagcagggacAGCACCAAaaccaccaccagcaacaaGGTGGGGGTGGCGGAGGAGCTGGTGGAGGAGCTCAACTGCCGCCGCACCTGGTGAACGGAACGATACTGAAGACGGCCCTAACCAATCCCAGCGAGATTGTACATCTGCGCCACCGCCTCGACTCGGCGGTCAGTTCGTCCAAGGACCGACAGATCTCGTACGAGCACGCCTTAGGCATGATCCAGACACTGATCGACTGCGACGCGATGGAGGACATAGCCACACTGCCGCACTTCAGCGAGTTCCTTGAGGACAAGTCGGAGATTAGCGAGAAACTGTGCAACATCGGCGATTCCATAGTCCACAAGCTGGTGTCGTGGACAAAAAAGTTGCCCTTCTACCTGGAGATCCCGGTGGAGATACATACCAAACTACTGACGGACAAGTGGCACGAGATCCTTATCCTGACCACGGCCGCCTACCAGGCGTTGCATGGCAAGCGGCGTGGCGAGGGAGGAGGCAGCAGGCATGGTTCGCCGGCGTCAACGCCACTGAGCACGCCCACTGGTACGCCGTTGAGCACACCGATACCCTCGCCCGCCCAGCCACTGCACAAGGACGACCCGGAGTTTGTCAGCGAGGTGAACTCGCACCTGAGCACACTGCAAACCTGCTTGACCACGCTAATGGGCCAGCCGATAGCGATGGAGCAGCTGAAGCTGGACGTCGGGCACATGGTGGACAAGATGACCCAGATCACCATCATGTTCCGGCGAATCAAGCTCAAGATGGAGGAGTACGTCTG